One genomic segment of Panicum virgatum strain AP13 chromosome 2N, P.virgatum_v5, whole genome shotgun sequence includes these proteins:
- the LOC120659794 gene encoding uncharacterized protein LOC120659794: protein MTGGSGSPGPDPVSADGLPLIICTDYGLRRVVRRKSQQPWSAGQIFYCCPLHKKDGSGCPFWFWKEDYMKVLGDRVVQAPVAGAYIGAGSMQVAESSMQECDSRMKGVPGFDGSVFVRKEVDMVGLCQEIVRLLKLLCFVGVCMLIVMLLSVFVQLMK from the exons ATGACTGGAGGATCCGGCTCTCCGGGCCCAGATCCGGTGAGTGCTGATGGGCTCCCACTCATCATTTGCACCGACTACGGATTGAGGAGGGTGGTGAGGCGCAAATCCCAGCAACCATGGAGTGCAGGTCAAATCTTCTACTGTTGCCCGCTGCATAAG AAGGATGGAAGCGGCTGTCCATTTTGGTTCTGGAAAGAGGACTACATGAAGGTTCTTGGCGACAGGGTAGTACAAGCTCCAGTTGCAGGTGCATACATTGGAGCTGGGTCGATGCAGGTAGCTGAATCAAGTATGCAAGAATGTGATTCAAGGATGAAAGGAGTACCTGGCTTCGATGGCAGTGTATTTGTGAGGAAGGAAGTAGACATGGTAGGTTTATGTCAAGAAATTGTTAGGTTATTGAAGCTGTTATGCTTTGTAGGTGTCTGTATGCTCATTGTCATGTTGCTGAGTGTGTTTGTTCAGCTGATGAAGTGA